The Camelina sativa cultivar DH55 chromosome 16, Cs, whole genome shotgun sequence sequence GAACAGGTAAAGAGCTCTTCAGCACATCCTCCCCATTCTTATTAAAAATGACGCATCAACTGAATTTTCTACCACGACAATTCTGGAATGTCATTGTCTTTCTCTTCAGTCATGCACACCTCGGTAGAAAATTATAATTCCACGactttttttctattgaaaaGTATAATTCCACTACtattttttctgttgaaaattaTAATTCGACGCCTTTTtctattgaaaattataattccACGagttttagttatattatttttgtttgacgaatacaaaaaaaataagccTTGTTCGTTCTTTTCATTTATTACTTTGCAAAAAACAGAGTTACACGGCCTTctgtgaaccaaaaaaaaaaaaacagaacatccATACAAAACGATTATGATTTTTTGGGTTCGTTAAAAATGTTTGGGACACTATTCTTATATTGCAAACTAAGAATTGTAAAATAACGAttcttattcaaaaataaatacatgagaatattttttttgttaaattatgaTATAATATGTGCTGTAAGACTTGTTCAGCATGTTCGAGgctaaataaatgatttttagttatattcGAGGAAATTTCTCATTTCATTTTTGTAACTAACATATGTTAGCGTACGTCTTTGACGAcataattattggatattagtcaatggaaacaaaatctagacattaatttaattttcttagaCAAATTTAGGTTATGCATGCTTTTATTAATCCGCATGCAAACAAATATCTCAGCATAATCTTGTGGAGTGTGGACACAGACAGCTTCGAGGCTTCTCCTATAACATGACAGCAAGAGTGAACGACAACGTTCAGCTTTCTCTTACTATCTCTATATCTTTGCAGCATTGCTACCTATCTTTCTCAATTTTTCAACAATGGCAAACCATCTTCAAGATCCCTTAACCACTTCCCTTAAACCGGGTCTAAtcaaagaagaacaacaatTTGACGAAGAAACCGTGAGCTTGAAAGCGGAGAAGATCTTGTACACTGTGGCCTTCCCCATGATTTTCAAAGCCGCCTTGGAGCTTGGCGTCATCGACACAATTGCTGCTGCAGATGAAGGCGTGTGGCTCTCGTCTTCTGAGATTGCGCTTCGTCTCCCAACCAAACCCACCAACCCGCAGGCACCGGTTTTGTTGGACCGGATGCTGGCTTTACTTGTTAGCCACTCCATCTTAAAGCACCGTATGGTTGAGACGGGAGTAAACGGCCAAACCGGAAAAACCGAGAGAGTTTATGCCGCTGAACCGGTTTGCATGTTTTTCTTGAACCGTGGCGGCGGCTCGGGTTCTCTTGCGACTCTGTTCACGGTAGGCCTAAGCGAAGTCTATTTCAAAACTTGGTACGTACTATACTTCATTATTCACAAACAAGCCAAATAACTACTTGATTATAAGTAAATTGCATTAACCTTTTCATTACCCCGTTTTAATGAACCAGTAAAACCAGTTtgcaaaaaatcaatttttttttgtttttattttgtaggaCAAATCTCAAAGATATGATATTAGAAGGAACGGATGCATTCACCTCTGCTCATGGCATTGGACTCTTTGAATACATTGGTTCAAACCAACGATTCGGTGAGATGTTTAACCGGGCAATGTCAGAAGTTTCCACGCTGACCATCAATAGAGTTCTAGAAGTGTACAAGGGATTCCACGATGTAAACACTTTAGTGGATGTTGGAGGAGGATTTGGACACGTCATAGGTTCAGTGACTTCCAAGTATCCACATATTAAGGGCATCAATTTTGACGTAGCCAAGGTTATAACCGAAGCTCCTCTAATTTATCCAGGtacactatatattatatacgaACTCATAAAGTCAACAAATTGTACTTGAAATTGCTAGTTCTGAGATAaccattatattttaattttttacaaaataaataatataatttatctttctCAGATTTACTTAAACTGTTTTATATATAGGAGTGGAGCATGTTTCAGGAGATATGTTTAAAGAAATTCCAAAAGGAGATGCCATCGTCATGAAAGTAAGTTCATAATATAACCACTTCTTTTTTAT is a genomic window containing:
- the LOC104752981 gene encoding indole glucosinolate O-methyltransferase 4-like — translated: MANHLQDPLTTSLKPGLIKEEQQFDEETVSLKAEKILYTVAFPMIFKAALELGVIDTIAAADEGVWLSSSEIALRLPTKPTNPQAPVLLDRMLALLVSHSILKHRMVETGVNGQTGKTERVYAAEPVCMFFLNRGGGSGSLATLFTVGLSEVYFKTWTNLKDMILEGTDAFTSAHGIGLFEYIGSNQRFGEMFNRAMSEVSTLTINRVLEVYKGFHDVNTLVDVGGGFGHVIGSVTSKYPHIKGINFDVAKVITEAPLIYPGVEHVSGDMFKEIPKGDAIVMKWILHDWNDEDCLTILRNCWTSLPEKGKVILVEMLTPVEPKINDTYSKIVFGMDMYMLTLCSGGKERSFPQIETLAFGSGFIRCEIICHAYSYSVIELHK